From a single Sporosarcina oncorhynchi genomic region:
- a CDS encoding LLM class flavin-dependent oxidoreductase yields MTKNNGNQLHLGVLLYGCGHHQAAWLMPDSSIEQIGEISYYQSLAQLAEKGYFDAVFFADNQSFPANDVSIMPAFWFDPIVNLTAISQVTKHVGLVSTISSTFSNPFTASRQLLSLDHITKGRVGWNLVTSMTDFEATNHSMEALPPHAERYEKAAEFATVMDKLFLSWDSSEFLHDRANRELINPANIQPVNHKGTYFNVAGPSTSPKSPQGKPVAMQAGASKHGIALAAKYADAVYSVSWNLKQAKKFREKLDEQMKQSEDSDRHIKVFPGLVTYVGHTHEEALAKKAALDEKLPIETALKQLGYFIRQDCSNWQLDEKVPPLQPVEDFTGPVGRYETILEIVHDTQPTVRELLGYLNAGGGHHTLIGTPGEIVDQMEVWFEAGVADGFNLMPPTLPGSLEDFVELIVPEMQKRGIFRMEYVGHTFREHLGLDITQ; encoded by the coding sequence ATGACAAAGAACAATGGGAATCAACTACACTTAGGCGTTTTGCTCTATGGATGTGGACATCATCAAGCTGCGTGGTTAATGCCTGATTCAAGTATCGAACAGATTGGTGAGATATCGTACTATCAGTCGTTAGCACAGTTGGCGGAGAAAGGGTATTTCGATGCCGTATTCTTCGCAGATAACCAATCATTCCCGGCAAATGACGTTAGTATAATGCCAGCTTTTTGGTTTGATCCAATCGTCAATTTAACGGCTATTTCCCAAGTGACGAAACATGTAGGATTAGTTTCAACAATATCCAGCACTTTTTCTAATCCTTTCACAGCTTCCCGGCAACTACTAAGTTTAGATCACATTACAAAAGGACGTGTCGGTTGGAATCTTGTTACGTCGATGACTGATTTTGAGGCAACAAATCACAGTATGGAAGCGTTGCCCCCTCATGCCGAGCGTTATGAGAAGGCAGCCGAATTTGCGACGGTAATGGATAAGCTGTTTTTGTCATGGGATAGTAGTGAGTTTCTGCATGACCGGGCGAATAGAGAGCTGATTAACCCTGCCAATATACAACCAGTTAATCACAAAGGTACGTATTTCAACGTGGCGGGTCCCTCGACTTCGCCAAAAAGCCCTCAAGGCAAACCGGTCGCCATGCAAGCAGGAGCATCCAAACACGGCATCGCATTAGCCGCAAAATATGCTGATGCAGTCTATTCGGTATCATGGAATTTAAAACAAGCAAAAAAGTTTCGTGAAAAACTGGATGAACAAATGAAACAAAGTGAGGACAGCGACAGACATATTAAAGTGTTTCCAGGCTTAGTAACCTATGTCGGACATACTCATGAAGAAGCTTTAGCTAAAAAAGCAGCATTAGATGAGAAATTGCCGATTGAAACGGCTTTAAAACAGTTAGGTTATTTTATTCGACAAGATTGCTCTAATTGGCAACTTGATGAGAAAGTACCGCCCTTACAGCCAGTGGAAGATTTTACGGGCCCGGTAGGTCGATATGAAACGATACTGGAAATCGTTCATGATACGCAACCGACAGTGAGGGAATTATTGGGCTATCTTAATGCAGGCGGAGGACATCACACATTAATAGGTACACCCGGGGAGATTGTGGATCAGATGGAAGTCTGGTTCGAAGCAGGTGTTGCGGACGGGTTTAATCTGATGCCTCCGACATTACCTGGCAGTTTGGAAGACTTCGTAGAACTTATCGTTCCGGAAATGCAAAAAAGAGGTATTTTCAGGATGGAATATGTTGGTCATACATTCCGTGAACATTTAGGATTGGACATCACGCAATAA
- a CDS encoding 3-oxoacyl-ACP reductase, producing MSRTVLVTGGSRGLGASIVKTLAQQGFQVVINYYKSKDAAEKLVSEIGEEKVIAIQADVTNRAEVDEMIKQATGHFGQIDVVVNNALVDFKFDPVKQKPFTELIWEDYQKQLDGTLRAAFNIAQSVTPQFIERKKGTIISIGTNLYQNPVVPYHEYTTAKAGLIGFTRNIAAELGQYGITANVVSGGLLKMTDASAVTTPEVFDLIAQSTPLKKVTTPQDVANMVAYLSSEQADGITGQNFTIDGGLTMN from the coding sequence ATGAGCAGAACAGTACTAGTAACAGGTGGCAGCAGAGGGTTAGGTGCATCGATTGTTAAAACGCTGGCACAACAAGGTTTTCAGGTGGTTATTAATTATTATAAAAGCAAAGATGCTGCAGAGAAGCTCGTTTCTGAAATTGGAGAAGAGAAGGTTATTGCAATTCAGGCAGATGTAACGAACCGTGCAGAAGTGGATGAAATGATAAAGCAGGCAACGGGACATTTCGGTCAAATAGATGTCGTCGTCAATAATGCATTAGTCGATTTCAAATTTGATCCGGTCAAACAGAAACCATTCACAGAACTCATTTGGGAAGACTATCAAAAACAATTGGATGGCACCTTGAGAGCGGCATTTAATATAGCCCAAAGCGTCACTCCGCAATTTATTGAACGGAAAAAAGGAACGATTATTAGTATAGGCACTAATTTATATCAGAATCCGGTTGTCCCTTACCATGAATATACAACAGCTAAAGCGGGATTGATTGGTTTCACACGCAATATCGCTGCGGAATTAGGACAGTACGGCATTACAGCGAATGTAGTTTCAGGCGGATTATTGAAAATGACCGACGCAAGTGCTGTTACGACACCGGAAGTATTCGACCTGATTGCACAATCCACACCATTGAAGAAGGTGACGACCCCTCAAGACGTAGCCAATATGGTCGCATATTTATCATCAGAACAAGCGGATGGAATTACAGGACAGAACTTTACGATAGATGGCGGTTTGACAATGAACTAA
- a CDS encoding ABC1 kinase family protein: MYKINLRHTQRFQGIVNAFLKHGFGHILFRLGLTSQTTPKLEGNDMNMQDIGMRLRKTLQDLGPAFIKLGQVASSRRDLIPEQISLELAKLQDHVTPIPYDTVRDIVESELESTLEDLFAYFNKEPLAAASIGQVHVAELHTGEKVAIKVQRPGIRSTIEKDLAILRDLADYLEGNAEWAKSYRLIDMIDEFARSLKDELDYRIEARNCERIAKQFEEDITIHIPAIFPGLSTSKVLTMEMIDGIKVNDLMQLDTKGYDRKVLAARIANSLLHQMFVAGFFHGDPHPGNIYILPGNVVSYLDFGMVGRLSEDMKYHFASLVIHLRSGDTKALLKTFSAMEILSEDTDLRLFKRDIEDLQNRYYDIALTEVSLGEVFLELFQVAYRHHIQVPTEISMLGKAILTSEGLLTELDPDISIMKYVEPFGKQLLAERFAPKRLLEKSWDGMIENLEIISQLPKDLKSIATTIKKGKLQLDINVQQVQIFLNRLDRISNRLSLSIILLSFSILMVGLIVGASIAGQTNMLWNFPVLEIGSIVATLMFLYLIFSIFRSGRM; encoded by the coding sequence TTGTATAAGATCAATTTGCGTCATACACAACGTTTTCAAGGAATCGTCAATGCATTCCTCAAACACGGTTTCGGTCACATCTTGTTCAGGCTCGGACTCACAAGCCAGACAACGCCTAAGCTCGAAGGCAATGATATGAATATGCAGGATATCGGGATGAGGCTCCGCAAAACATTGCAGGATTTAGGTCCGGCTTTTATTAAACTAGGACAGGTTGCCAGTTCCAGAAGGGATCTAATTCCCGAACAGATTAGTTTGGAGCTTGCTAAACTGCAAGATCATGTGACACCTATTCCGTATGATACTGTGCGGGATATCGTAGAATCGGAACTGGAAAGCACCCTTGAAGACCTCTTTGCCTATTTCAATAAGGAGCCACTTGCTGCTGCTTCAATCGGTCAAGTGCATGTTGCCGAACTGCATACCGGGGAAAAAGTGGCAATCAAAGTCCAGCGGCCAGGTATACGGTCGACAATTGAGAAAGATTTGGCCATACTGCGTGACCTTGCAGATTATTTGGAAGGTAATGCGGAGTGGGCGAAAAGTTACCGACTTATCGATATGATTGACGAATTCGCAAGATCTCTTAAAGATGAACTTGACTACCGCATCGAGGCGCGCAATTGTGAACGAATCGCTAAACAGTTCGAAGAAGACATAACCATCCATATCCCTGCTATCTTTCCAGGTCTATCCACAAGTAAAGTCTTGACGATGGAGATGATCGATGGCATTAAAGTAAATGATTTGATGCAATTGGATACAAAAGGTTATGACAGAAAAGTCCTTGCTGCCCGAATTGCTAATTCCCTATTGCACCAGATGTTTGTAGCTGGATTCTTCCACGGTGATCCTCATCCGGGTAATATTTATATTCTTCCCGGCAATGTCGTTTCCTATTTGGATTTCGGCATGGTTGGCAGGTTATCAGAAGATATGAAATACCATTTTGCTTCCTTAGTGATCCATTTGAGAAGTGGAGATACAAAGGCGTTGCTCAAAACATTTTCAGCGATGGAAATCCTGTCTGAAGATACGGATTTGCGTTTATTCAAAAGGGATATTGAAGATCTTCAGAACAGATACTATGACATTGCATTGACAGAAGTGAGTCTTGGCGAAGTTTTCCTTGAATTGTTTCAAGTCGCTTATCGCCATCATATACAAGTGCCAACGGAAATCTCGATGCTCGGTAAGGCCATTCTTACATCGGAAGGTTTGCTGACTGAACTAGATCCTGATATTAGCATTATGAAATACGTTGAACCGTTCGGGAAACAATTGCTCGCGGAACGTTTTGCCCCGAAACGGTTGCTGGAAAAGTCTTGGGACGGAATGATTGAGAACCTTGAGATCATTTCCCAACTTCCTAAAGACTTGAAATCGATTGCAACTACGATCAAAAAAGGGAAATTACAATTAGACATAAATGTTCAGCAAGTACAGATATTCCTCAATCGGCTTGACCGAATTAGCAACCGTCTTTCATTGAGTATTATCCTTCTGTCTTTTAGTATTCTAATGGTCGGCCTTATCGTAGGGGCTTCCATTGCAGGTCAAACAAATATGCTGTGGAATTTCCCTGTTCTAGAGATAGGCTCAATCGTAGCGACACTTATGTTTTTATATTTGATTTTTAGTATTTTCAGGTCTGGAAGGATGTAA
- a CDS encoding LysR family transcriptional regulator: MVSKLDLYRVFSIVGKNESFSRAAKALFMTQPAVSQSIMQLERELDTRLFNRTPKGVTPTTEGSLLLEYVNSAMNLIEIGEEKIAEFKNLTTGELRIGVGDTISKHVLLPQLEAFRNRYPNIKLKIENGTTDALISFLKSGEVDIGICNLPVQDTTLNVRPFLHIHDTFVYGDKYRKLLARPIDFHELAKLPLILLEPSSNSRRYVEDYLASKGVKISPEFELGSHDLVVEFARINMGIACVTREFTEEYLESGVLQEVQLIEQIPHRGIGVCSLKSVPLSPASTKFMELVVGWDE; this comes from the coding sequence ATGGTAAGTAAACTTGATCTTTATCGTGTATTCAGTATTGTCGGGAAGAATGAAAGCTTTTCACGCGCTGCCAAGGCGTTATTTATGACACAACCGGCTGTCAGCCAATCAATCATGCAGCTTGAACGGGAGCTGGATACGCGTCTTTTTAATCGTACACCAAAAGGCGTGACGCCGACAACTGAAGGAAGTCTTCTGTTGGAGTATGTTAACTCAGCCATGAATTTAATCGAAATTGGAGAAGAAAAGATTGCTGAATTCAAAAATCTTACAACTGGAGAACTGCGAATCGGTGTGGGAGATACAATTTCCAAGCACGTTCTACTTCCTCAACTTGAAGCTTTCCGTAATCGATACCCGAATATCAAATTAAAAATCGAAAATGGTACAACGGATGCACTGATTTCATTTTTGAAGTCGGGTGAAGTAGACATCGGCATCTGTAATTTACCCGTGCAAGATACTACGTTGAATGTGAGACCTTTCTTACATATTCACGACACATTTGTCTATGGGGATAAATACAGGAAACTACTGGCCAGACCAATCGATTTTCATGAACTGGCTAAGCTTCCCCTCATCCTCTTAGAGCCCAGTTCAAATTCAAGGAGATACGTTGAAGATTATTTAGCATCGAAAGGCGTGAAAATCTCCCCGGAATTTGAACTAGGGTCCCATGATCTTGTCGTGGAGTTTGCGCGCATCAATATGGGGATTGCCTGTGTGACAAGGGAGTTTACAGAGGAGTATTTAGAAAGTGGTGTACTCCAGGAAGTGCAGTTGATAGAACAGATTCCGCACCGCGGCATTGGTGTGTGTTCATTGAAAAGTGTTCCACTTTCTCCAGCTTCGACGAAGTTTATGGAGCTCGTCGTGGGATGGGATGAATAG
- a CDS encoding coenzyme F420-0:L-glutamate ligase codes for MERVVGTVVRGLRCPIINKGDNIEQIVVDSVLKASEVEGITINDKDIVTVTESIVARAQGNYANIDHIAKDVQAKFGDDTIGVIFPILSRNRFAICLRGIAKGAAKKIVLMLSYPSDEVGNHLVDIDTLDEKGVNPWTDVLNEEQFRNHFGYGKHTFTGVDYIDYYKSIVEEYGIECEVIFSNNAKTILDYTKNVLTCDIHTRVRTKRILEANGGEKIYSLDNILSTSIDGSGYNEAFGLLGSNKATEDSIKLFPRNCQPVVDNIQAMLQEKTGKTVEVMVYGDGAFKDPVGKIWELADPVVSPAYTAGLDGTPNEIKLKYLADNNFAELRGDDLKKAINDFIENKEDDLVGAMESQGTTPRKLTDLIGSLSDLTSGSGDKGTPIVFIQGYFDNFTK; via the coding sequence GTGGAACGAGTAGTTGGAACAGTTGTTAGAGGTTTACGTTGCCCCATTATCAATAAAGGGGATAATATCGAACAAATCGTTGTAGATAGCGTACTAAAGGCTTCAGAAGTTGAAGGCATCACTATCAATGACAAAGATATCGTTACCGTCACAGAATCCATCGTTGCGCGCGCGCAAGGAAACTACGCAAACATCGATCATATTGCAAAAGACGTTCAAGCAAAATTCGGCGACGACACAATTGGTGTCATATTCCCGATTTTAAGCCGTAACCGCTTTGCAATTTGCCTACGCGGTATTGCAAAAGGTGCAGCAAAGAAAATTGTTTTAATGCTCAGCTATCCATCCGATGAAGTCGGGAATCATCTGGTCGACATTGATACACTTGACGAAAAAGGCGTTAACCCTTGGACAGACGTGTTGAATGAAGAACAGTTCCGCAATCATTTCGGATATGGTAAACATACATTTACGGGTGTAGATTACATCGACTATTATAAATCCATCGTTGAAGAATACGGTATCGAATGTGAAGTCATCTTCTCGAACAATGCAAAAACGATTCTTGATTACACAAAAAATGTACTGACATGTGATATCCATACACGCGTCAGAACTAAGCGTATTCTAGAAGCAAACGGCGGCGAAAAGATCTACAGCCTTGATAACATTCTGTCCACGTCAATCGACGGCAGCGGTTATAATGAAGCGTTCGGTCTACTTGGCTCCAACAAAGCAACGGAAGACAGCATCAAGCTGTTCCCACGCAACTGCCAACCTGTCGTTGACAATATTCAAGCTATGCTACAAGAAAAGACAGGCAAAACAGTTGAAGTTATGGTCTATGGTGACGGCGCATTTAAAGATCCCGTCGGTAAAATCTGGGAGCTCGCAGATCCCGTCGTATCACCAGCTTACACTGCAGGCCTTGATGGCACACCAAATGAAATCAAACTCAAATACTTGGCAGACAACAACTTTGCTGAGCTACGCGGCGACGATTTGAAAAAAGCGATCAACGACTTCATCGAAAACAAAGAAGACGATCTCGTCGGCGCCATGGAATCCCAAGGAACAACTCCACGTAAACTGACTGACCTCATCGGTTCCCTATCCGATCTGACATCAGGAAGCGGCGACAAAGGAACACCCATCGTATTCATCCAAGGATACTTTGATAACTTTACGAAATAA
- a CDS encoding DUF6155 family protein, which yields MAKLKVTDVKKYLKDLDEKELTAIIMELYKANKPVQDYFSIIIMGETAVQVLFEKAQVEIKNEFFPAKGHAKIRLSVAKKAISDFKKKTGDIVKTTDLMLYYVEIGTEFTNTYGDIDMAFYNSLLSVFEKVVEACEDDEQLYMEFTERLYDVVEESGGVGWGYHDGLSDLYYSLSWLEEE from the coding sequence ATGGCAAAATTGAAAGTCACAGATGTCAAAAAATATTTAAAAGATCTAGATGAAAAAGAGTTAACTGCAATTATCATGGAACTCTATAAAGCCAATAAGCCTGTGCAAGATTATTTCTCAATTATAATAATGGGAGAGACGGCCGTTCAAGTACTTTTTGAAAAAGCACAAGTAGAAATCAAGAATGAATTTTTCCCTGCAAAAGGACATGCTAAAATACGACTGTCGGTAGCCAAGAAGGCGATAAGTGACTTTAAGAAAAAGACTGGGGATATAGTGAAAACAACCGACCTAATGCTGTATTACGTTGAGATTGGGACAGAATTCACAAATACTTACGGCGATATAGATATGGCATTCTATAATAGCTTGCTATCAGTGTTTGAAAAAGTAGTGGAAGCTTGCGAGGATGACGAACAGTTATATATGGAATTTACTGAGCGCTTATACGATGTAGTCGAAGAGAGTGGCGGTGTAGGTTGGGGTTATCACGATGGATTGTCTGATCTGTATTACTCGCTTAGTTGGTTAGAAGAAGAATAA
- a CDS encoding MetQ/NlpA family ABC transporter substrate-binding protein, translated as MKKFVMITAMLMLVLSACGKDKEVKDSDKADVTTDERVTLKVASLIPPMTEILELVKPKLAEEGIDLEMIVLGDNVQPNTALAAKEVDANFFQHVPYMEEFNRNNDANLVPITPIYFANYGVYAKEYSSMEELPEGAVIAMANDVSNIDRSLALLAQQGVIELQDKTGTYYTKADVIDNPKDYQFKEVDLLMLARMYDDADAVVMTPAYAAPLGLTPKSDALLTEGVENDFAITLIAREDNKDWEPIQKLAEVMTSEDVRKFLEENYDETAIPAFE; from the coding sequence ATGAAGAAGTTCGTTATGATTACTGCGATGCTTATGTTGGTTTTATCAGCATGCGGAAAAGATAAAGAAGTGAAGGATTCGGATAAAGCGGATGTTACGACCGATGAGCGCGTAACGTTGAAAGTCGCTTCATTGATCCCACCGATGACGGAAATCCTTGAACTTGTGAAGCCGAAACTGGCTGAAGAAGGAATTGACCTGGAAATGATCGTCTTGGGCGATAACGTTCAGCCGAACACAGCACTTGCTGCGAAAGAAGTAGATGCAAACTTCTTCCAACACGTTCCGTATATGGAGGAGTTCAACCGTAATAATGATGCGAACCTGGTCCCAATCACACCGATCTATTTCGCGAACTATGGTGTGTATGCAAAAGAGTATTCGTCCATGGAAGAATTGCCTGAAGGTGCTGTGATCGCGATGGCAAATGACGTCTCGAATATCGACCGTTCATTGGCATTGTTGGCGCAACAAGGTGTGATTGAGCTACAAGATAAGACAGGTACGTATTACACGAAAGCAGACGTAATTGACAATCCGAAAGACTATCAGTTCAAAGAAGTCGACCTGCTCATGCTTGCACGTATGTATGACGATGCGGACGCTGTTGTTATGACACCGGCATACGCTGCTCCACTAGGTTTGACACCGAAAAGCGACGCGTTGCTAACTGAAGGCGTCGAAAACGACTTCGCCATTACTTTGATTGCCCGTGAAGACAATAAAGACTGGGAGCCGATTCAAAAGTTGGCTGAAGTGATGACAAGTGAAGATGTACGCAAGTTCTTAGAAGAGAATTATGATGAGACAGCCATTCCGGCGTTTGAGTAA
- a CDS encoding methionine ABC transporter permease, which yields MPEILVQYQMEIWQSIGETFIMVGVSILAAVIIGLPVGTLLFLCRKGQLFDNPVVFSVLNLIVNVIRSFPFLLLVVFLIPFTRLVIGTAIGTAAATVPLSIIAIAHYSRLVEQSLLDVPRGVLEASVSMGASAKEIIFKFLFVEARSGLVLGLTTSIISFISYSTIMGVVGGGGIGDFAIRYGYQQFKTDLMMYMILIMVILVQLIQFTGTTVARLIDKR from the coding sequence ATGCCTGAGATTTTAGTGCAGTATCAAATGGAGATCTGGCAGTCGATCGGAGAAACGTTCATCATGGTTGGCGTGTCAATTCTGGCAGCTGTAATCATTGGACTTCCTGTTGGGACATTGCTTTTCCTCTGCAGAAAAGGCCAGCTCTTTGACAATCCAGTTGTCTTTTCAGTTCTCAACTTGATAGTCAACGTTATTCGATCATTCCCGTTTTTATTGCTCGTCGTCTTTTTAATTCCGTTTACGCGATTGGTGATTGGCACTGCGATAGGAACAGCAGCAGCAACCGTTCCATTATCGATCATCGCCATTGCACATTATTCCCGATTGGTCGAACAGTCTTTATTAGACGTTCCAAGAGGGGTACTTGAAGCGTCTGTTTCAATGGGTGCTTCAGCAAAGGAAATAATATTCAAGTTTTTATTCGTCGAAGCACGTTCAGGACTTGTCCTCGGCTTGACGACGTCGATTATTAGTTTCATCTCATATTCGACAATTATGGGTGTTGTCGGTGGCGGCGGAATCGGCGATTTTGCCATCCGGTACGGCTACCAGCAATTCAAAACGGATCTGATGATGTATATGATCCTCATTATGGTCATCCTCGTGCAGCTCATCCAATTTACTGGGACGACTGTTGCACGATTGATAGATAAGAGATAA
- a CDS encoding methionine ABC transporter ATP-binding protein has product MINIHNVSKSFSEFQAVQSVTLSIAEKEIHGIIGASGAGKSTLLRLMNLLEIPDAGEVVIDGRVLTSLAGRELREARKSIGMIFQHFNLVANKTVYENVSVSLELAKYPKHKRRERVQECLQFVGLANYTDKYPAQLSGGQKQRVAIARALANNPQVLLCDEPTSSLDPNTTAEILGVLRDVNKTFGVTIVIVSHEMEVIKSICNRVTVMAEGQVYETLSIEPQGIRVTDGNPASFVKQLTEDGESYNA; this is encoded by the coding sequence ATGATTAATATCCATAACGTCAGTAAATCTTTTTCGGAGTTCCAGGCAGTTCAATCTGTTACATTATCAATCGCTGAAAAGGAGATACACGGCATAATCGGAGCGAGCGGTGCAGGCAAATCTACGCTATTACGACTCATGAATCTGTTAGAAATCCCTGATGCCGGAGAAGTGGTAATCGATGGACGCGTACTAACAAGTCTGGCCGGTAGAGAGTTGCGGGAAGCGAGAAAATCGATTGGCATGATTTTTCAGCATTTTAACTTAGTCGCCAATAAAACCGTCTATGAGAATGTCTCCGTTTCATTGGAATTGGCAAAGTATCCGAAACACAAACGTCGTGAACGGGTGCAGGAATGCCTGCAATTTGTCGGGCTCGCCAATTACACGGACAAGTATCCTGCTCAATTGAGTGGTGGTCAAAAGCAACGTGTCGCGATTGCGCGGGCTTTGGCGAATAACCCGCAAGTGCTGCTGTGTGATGAACCAACGTCTTCACTCGATCCAAATACAACAGCGGAAATTCTAGGCGTGTTACGAGATGTGAATAAAACCTTTGGTGTAACGATTGTCATTGTTAGTCACGAAATGGAAGTCATCAAAAGCATTTGTAATCGCGTAACGGTCATGGCAGAGGGACAAGTGTATGAGACATTGTCGATAGAGCCGCAAGGAATCCGGGTCACTGACGGAAATCCTGCAAGTTTTGTCAAACAGTTGACCGAGGACGGTGAATCGTATAATGCCTGA
- a CDS encoding Gfo/Idh/MocA family protein → MIHIGIIGLGAIGQRLIHQFKEHPDVSIAAVCDLSEALVRETAEKLGDVHVYTNHQQLIADEKVDLVYVAVPPKFHHGIVMDVLKAKKHVLCEKPLANSLDEAAEMAQAAKEAHVVHAMNFPLNYGEAATKFSALIDEGYIGKLRRLQLSMYFPQWPRAWQQNEWVGEREQGGFVLEVGVHFIQQTLKLFGDLTNIQSCLEFPDNPNSCETGIIATAELADGTPVLIEGISQVAGREHIGFTAYGTEGVLSIENWGDLRGGRTGEDLALMPLGDMLPNKLIDELVKAIHGEEAQIYDFEVGYRAQAILEALRKQS, encoded by the coding sequence ATGATACATATTGGAATCATCGGGTTAGGGGCAATTGGTCAACGTCTGATCCATCAATTCAAAGAACATCCTGACGTATCGATTGCGGCGGTTTGTGATCTATCAGAAGCACTTGTGAGGGAGACGGCTGAAAAACTTGGAGATGTTCACGTTTATACGAATCATCAGCAGTTAATTGCCGATGAGAAAGTGGACCTTGTCTATGTGGCCGTCCCGCCGAAATTTCATCATGGGATTGTAATGGATGTACTTAAGGCTAAGAAGCATGTGCTTTGTGAAAAGCCTTTGGCAAACTCGCTTGATGAAGCAGCAGAGATGGCGCAGGCGGCAAAAGAAGCGCACGTTGTGCACGCCATGAACTTCCCGCTGAATTACGGCGAGGCAGCGACGAAGTTTTCTGCACTGATTGACGAAGGATATATCGGGAAGTTACGCCGGTTGCAGCTGTCCATGTATTTCCCTCAATGGCCGCGTGCGTGGCAGCAAAATGAGTGGGTAGGGGAGCGAGAACAAGGTGGATTTGTTCTTGAAGTTGGGGTTCATTTCATCCAGCAGACATTGAAGTTATTCGGTGATCTGACCAATATACAGAGCTGTTTGGAATTTCCGGACAATCCGAATAGCTGTGAAACTGGAATCATTGCAACCGCTGAGTTAGCGGATGGCACACCGGTATTAATTGAGGGAATTAGCCAGGTTGCGGGGCGTGAGCATATCGGATTCACGGCATACGGGACAGAAGGCGTTCTTTCCATTGAAAACTGGGGCGATTTGCGTGGAGGGAGAACAGGTGAAGATCTTGCATTGATGCCACTTGGGGACATGTTGCCGAATAAGCTGATTGATGAATTGGTGAAAGCGATCCACGGGGAAGAGGCGCAGATCTACGATTTTGAAGTTGGCTACCGCGCTCAAGCAATTCTAGAAGCACTTCGTAAGCAAAGTTAA
- a CDS encoding sigma-70 family RNA polymerase sigma factor: MKTTNTNFIRRLQSGKEDALDYIIDEYLPLIKSVVQQVLRPLQQEELIDECVNDAFLAIWQNAKKFRDNDANSFKNWICAIAKYKAIDYFRREVKNAEIATEILDIPVDATSKLHTQEEVDALLRQLDPTDRNIFILRYLLGFNSTEIAEKLEMSKSAIDNRIYRGKKKLRTNGRFLYEGHI; encoded by the coding sequence ATGAAAACAACTAATACGAATTTTATCCGACGTCTCCAGTCAGGGAAAGAAGACGCCTTAGATTATATTATTGACGAATACTTACCACTTATAAAAAGCGTCGTTCAACAAGTGCTGAGGCCGCTTCAACAGGAAGAACTGATTGATGAATGTGTCAATGATGCCTTTCTAGCCATTTGGCAAAACGCAAAGAAATTCCGTGACAATGATGCAAATTCATTTAAAAACTGGATTTGTGCGATCGCCAAATATAAGGCCATTGATTATTTCAGAAGAGAAGTGAAGAATGCTGAAATTGCAACGGAGATTCTTGATATCCCGGTAGATGCTACATCGAAATTACACACACAAGAAGAGGTTGATGCATTACTCAGACAGCTGGATCCAACCGATCGGAATATATTTATCCTGCGTTATCTATTAGGATTTAACTCTACAGAGATCGCGGAGAAACTGGAAATGAGCAAGTCTGCCATCGACAATAGGATTTACAGAGGAAAGAAGAAGCTTCGGACAAATGGGAGGTTTTTGTATGAAGGACATATATGA